A stretch of the Aegilops tauschii subsp. strangulata cultivar AL8/78 chromosome 4, Aet v6.0, whole genome shotgun sequence genome encodes the following:
- the LOC109750601 gene encoding uncharacterized protein: MEKLGIKEKKKLLPNRTVFHGIVHGLSCPLIGKIKIDVQFGDKTHFRCEPIWFEMKMSGPKGIITIAGDYQKSLTCAAASSRLVESLVIAEEKHLLDRAVAMASEQPTIPSDPKDAEYQGSFQPAMETKKIALDPAHPE; this comes from the exons atggagaagctgggCATCAAGGAGAAAAAGAAGCTCCTACCCAACCGGACCGTCTTCCATGGCATCGTCCATGGACTTTCCTGCCCCctaatcggcaagatcaagattgaCGTCCAGTTCGGCGACAAGACCCACTTTCGCTGTGAGCcaatctggtttgag atgaagatgtcggGTCCCAAGGGCATCATCACCATTGCCGGTGACTACCAGAAGTCGCTCACGTGCGCCGCTGCCAGCAGTCGGCTGGTCGAGTCCCTCGTCATCGCCGAAGAGAAGCACCTCCTTGACCGGGCGGTGGCCATGGCCAGTGAGCAGCCGACCATACCATCCGACCCCAAGGACGCGGAGTATCAGGGCTCCTTCCAACCAGCCATGGAAACCAAGAAGATTGCCTTGGACCCGGCACACCCAGAGTGA
- the LOC141021783 gene encoding uncharacterized protein, with protein sequence MKKTTSFEWTDQADEAFLQLKRMLSTQPVLAALTAKEPMFLYIATTSRVVSTMIVVERPKDGKAQPVQRPVYYLSEVLSASKQNYPHYHKMCYGVYFATKKLKQYFQEHTITVVCTAPLPEIIINRDASGRVAKWAIELAPHTILYQPRTAIKFQALANFLVDWAETKYLPPTLDSTHWRVHFDGSNMHTALGAGIVLTSPKGDMLKYTL encoded by the coding sequence atgaagaagacCACAAGCTTCGAGTGGACTGACCAGGCGGACGAGGCCTTCCTCCAGCTCAAGCGGATGCTATCCACGCAGCCTGTTCTGGCTGCGCTGACTGCTAAAGAGCCCATGTTCCTCTACATCGCCACTACTAGCCGGGTAGTCAGCACCATGATCGTGGTCGAGCGCCCAAAAGACGGCAAGGCCCAGCctgtccagaggccggtctactaccTAAGCGAGGTGCtgtccgcctccaagcagaactacccccactaccatAAGATGTGCTATGGCGTGTACTTTGCCACCAAGAAGCTGAAGCAATACTTCCAGGAGCACACCATCACGGTTGTCTGCACCGCCCCCCTTCCTGAGATCATAATCAACAGAGATGCCTCGGGCCgagttgccaagtgggccattgaattGGCACCACACACCATCCTCTACCAGCCCCGCACTGCCATCAAGTTCCAAGCGCTGGCCAACTTCCTAGTCGACTGGGCTGAGACCAAGTACCTGCCGCCAACGCTGGATTCTACCCATTGGCGGGTGCACTTTGATGGCTCAAATATGCACACCgctttgggagccggcatcgtcctcacctcccCTAAGGGCGACATGCTCAAATACACGTTGTAG